In Halalkalicoccus subterraneus, a single window of DNA contains:
- a CDS encoding TIGR00341 family protein, translated as MRLVQVTIPAGKRETVLGMLDDEGIDYVVTDETSGREYTGVIYFPLPDNAVEPILDELEELGIEDQSYTVVVDAQTVVSRQFEDLKERYSTDDADEERISRQELHTEAENMTPTFPVYVTMTLISAIVATAGLLLDSPAVVVGSMVIAPLIGPALAASVGTVTDDDEMFWNGIKYQTFGLGLAIVGAAVFAWLLKTANIVPPGIELSSIGEISERFTPDLLLLVVALGAGVAGVLALSTGISVALVGVMIAAALIPPAAAAGIAIAWGLVMETVGATVLVLVNAVSVNLAGVATLWYTGYRPQNWFETDDAHRKMLRNVAVFAVIVLVLSGFLGSVTLSTYQTSSFQQEINNDIQDTIDQAEYERFTLLDVQSSTGEDVTYEQGTIVGINQQITQVTVTVGYENDPEQAELADTLYERINEDVDQEVAVEVRFIEVEHRQAQ; from the coding sequence GTGCGACTGGTACAAGTCACGATCCCGGCCGGCAAGCGCGAGACGGTGCTGGGAATGCTCGACGACGAGGGGATCGACTACGTCGTAACCGACGAGACCAGCGGCCGCGAGTACACCGGCGTCATCTACTTCCCGCTGCCCGACAACGCGGTCGAACCGATCCTCGACGAGCTCGAGGAGCTGGGGATCGAAGACCAGTCCTACACGGTCGTCGTCGACGCCCAAACCGTCGTTTCTCGGCAGTTCGAGGATCTGAAGGAGCGCTACTCGACCGACGACGCCGACGAGGAGCGCATCTCCAGACAGGAGCTGCACACCGAGGCCGAGAACATGACCCCGACCTTCCCGGTCTACGTGACGATGACGCTGATCAGCGCGATCGTCGCGACCGCCGGCTTGCTGCTCGACTCGCCGGCGGTGGTCGTCGGTTCGATGGTGATCGCGCCGCTGATCGGGCCCGCGCTCGCCGCGAGCGTCGGCACCGTCACCGACGACGACGAGATGTTCTGGAACGGGATCAAGTACCAAACGTTCGGGCTCGGCCTCGCGATCGTGGGCGCCGCGGTGTTCGCGTGGCTACTCAAGACCGCCAACATCGTCCCGCCGGGGATCGAACTCTCCTCGATCGGCGAGATCAGCGAGCGATTCACCCCGGATCTGCTCCTGTTGGTCGTCGCGCTGGGAGCCGGCGTCGCGGGCGTGCTCGCGCTCTCGACGGGCATCTCGGTCGCGCTCGTCGGCGTGATGATCGCCGCAGCGCTGATCCCGCCCGCCGCCGCCGCGGGCATCGCCATCGCGTGGGGGCTGGTCATGGAGACCGTCGGGGCGACCGTACTCGTGCTCGTCAACGCCGTCTCGGTCAACCTCGCGGGCGTGGCGACGTTGTGGTACACCGGCTATCGCCCCCAAAATTGGTTCGAGACCGACGACGCCCACCGCAAGATGCTTCGCAACGTCGCGGTTTTTGCGGTGATCGTCCTCGTGCTCTCTGGCTTCCTCGGAAGCGTCACTCTTTCTACATATCAGACCTCGTCGTTCCAACAGGAGATCAACAACGACATTCAGGACACCATCGACCAGGCCGAGTACGAGCGATTCACGCTGCTCGACGTTCAGTCTTCGACCGGCGAGGACGTCACGTACGAACAGGGGACCATCGTGGGGATCAACCAGCAGATCACGCAGGTGACGGTCACCGTCGGCTACGAGAACGACCCCGAGCAGGCGGAGTTGGCCGACACCCTCTACGAACGGATCAACGAGGACGTCGACCAGGAGGTGGCCGTCGAGGTCCGCTTCATCGAGGTCGAACACCGCCAAGCGCAGTGA
- the engB gene encoding GTP-binding protein EngB — translation MFEGRPDRDAEIVFVGRSNVGKSTLMREFTGHTFTTGKKPGVTRSPNHYDWAGDDFTFTDLPGFGFMEGVDEDARETIKDDIVRYVEEHSDEILVGVLVVDGKAVIDIIDRHESRGEIPHDVELFGFLQEVGIPTVVAVNKMDKVDDRDERLDELCDRLGLPGPWQQWRDTIAPIAAKRGQIDPLREALGNHLRAQNRDDLLQFVR, via the coding sequence ATGTTCGAGGGGCGACCCGATAGGGATGCAGAGATCGTCTTCGTGGGCCGGTCGAACGTCGGCAAGTCGACGCTGATGCGCGAGTTCACCGGCCACACCTTTACGACGGGCAAGAAACCCGGCGTCACCCGTTCGCCGAACCACTACGACTGGGCGGGTGATGACTTCACCTTCACCGACCTGCCCGGGTTCGGGTTCATGGAAGGCGTCGACGAGGACGCTCGAGAAACGATCAAGGACGACATCGTCCGATACGTCGAGGAACACAGCGACGAAATCCTCGTCGGCGTGCTCGTCGTCGACGGGAAGGCCGTCATCGACATCATCGACCGCCACGAATCGCGCGGCGAGATCCCCCACGACGTCGAGCTGTTCGGTTTCCTGCAGGAAGTCGGGATCCCGACCGTCGTTGCGGTCAACAAGATGGACAAAGTGGACGACCGAGACGAGCGCCTCGACGAGCTCTGTGACCGGCTGGGTCTGCCGGGCCCGTGGCAGCAGTGGCGCGACACCATCGCGCCGATCGCCGCGAAACGCGGACAGATCGATCCCCTGCGCGAGGCGCTCGGAAACCACCTGCGTGCACAGAACCGCGACGACCTCCTGCAGTTCGTCCGATAG
- the ddh gene encoding D-2-hydroxyacid dehydrogenase, translating into MQIDQLGIHDSVRAVFPPEQLREALSGNGPEVRVVSGEGIGDCEAVVTFAYEESLLECEWIHSIQAGYDRFPLSELEEREVVLTNSTGIHGDSVGETGVGYMLMLARRLGQYARQQERKEWDRPAWDVPFTLAGESVCVVGLGTLGQGIARRASALGMDVTGVRRSGEPVEGVERVYPSEELHEAISGARFVALAVPLTDETEGLLSEAELGVMREDGYLINVSRGGVVDQDALVTGLESGAIRGAALDVFETEPLPKESPLWGMEEVLVTPHAAAYTRGYYEAIGELVEGNLARLETGDEFENRVV; encoded by the coding sequence ATGCAGATCGATCAGCTCGGTATTCACGACTCCGTGCGCGCCGTCTTCCCGCCCGAACAGCTCCGCGAAGCGCTTTCGGGCAACGGCCCCGAGGTCCGCGTCGTGAGCGGCGAGGGGATCGGGGACTGCGAGGCGGTCGTCACGTTCGCCTACGAGGAATCGCTCCTCGAATGCGAGTGGATCCACTCGATCCAGGCGGGCTACGACCGCTTCCCGCTCTCGGAGCTCGAAGAACGGGAGGTTGTGCTGACGAACAGTACAGGAATCCACGGCGACAGCGTCGGCGAGACTGGCGTGGGCTACATGCTCATGCTCGCGCGCCGGCTCGGCCAGTACGCCCGCCAGCAGGAGCGAAAGGAGTGGGATCGCCCCGCGTGGGACGTCCCCTTCACCCTGGCCGGCGAGTCGGTCTGTGTCGTCGGGCTCGGCACCCTCGGGCAGGGGATCGCCCGGCGGGCGAGCGCCTTGGGAATGGATGTGACGGGCGTGCGTCGGAGCGGCGAACCCGTCGAGGGCGTCGAGCGGGTCTACCCGAGCGAGGAGCTTCACGAGGCGATTTCGGGGGCGCGCTTCGTCGCGCTCGCGGTCCCGCTGACCGACGAAACCGAAGGCCTGCTCTCCGAGGCGGAACTCGGCGTCATGCGCGAGGACGGCTACCTGATCAACGTCTCTCGTGGGGGCGTCGTCGACCAGGACGCACTCGTTACCGGCCTCGAATCGGGCGCGATCCGCGGGGCAGCGCTCGACGTTTTCGAGACCGAGCCCCTCCCCAAGGAATCGCCGCTGTGGGGGATGGAGGAGGTGCTCGTCACGCCGCATGCGGCGGCCTACACGCGCGGGTACTACGAGGCGATCGGAGAACTGGTCGAAGGAAACCTCGCTCGACTCGAAACAGGGGACGAATTCGAGAACCGCGTCGTCTAA
- a CDS encoding initiation factor 2B-like protein: MDVAVVFAYDRGRVLLCRVEREPAVWDALSEPVEGTSDAAARRAAEAIGVNESSLIDGGPPVRAGGRTLHPYRLVAESGIETPTGSEWVHPTEIRRRRTPSGLWDAYGTISPTVAEVRDDRTHGSAHLSIRALEVLRDRAGEGAGPSELVDVAVALIEARPSMAAVVNRVNRAMVEADTESGFATALEGAARDGIDRAVEADREAAERAATGLSGTVLTLSRSGTVREALMAGDPDRVVILESRPGCEGTDVGRELADALDVTVTLDAAVAHKMEAVDQVLVGCDTVLADGSVSNKVGTRTAATVAAREGVPVRVVSAAAKISPSTEPALERVDRGAITDDERLAVDCPLFAPLGSSLPT, translated from the coding sequence ATGGACGTGGCGGTGGTCTTCGCGTACGATCGGGGACGAGTCCTACTGTGTCGGGTAGAACGGGAGCCGGCGGTCTGGGACGCCCTCTCGGAACCCGTCGAGGGAACTTCTGATGCGGCCGCACGGCGCGCGGCCGAGGCGATCGGGGTGAACGAATCCTCACTGATCGACGGGGGACCGCCTGTTCGGGCCGGCGGTCGGACACTCCATCCCTACCGACTCGTGGCGGAATCGGGAATCGAAACGCCGACCGGAAGCGAGTGGGTCCACCCGACCGAGATCCGACGCCGGAGGACACCGAGCGGTCTGTGGGACGCCTACGGAACGATCTCACCGACCGTCGCGGAGGTCCGCGACGACCGCACCCACGGGTCTGCCCACCTCTCGATCCGCGCCCTTGAGGTGCTGCGCGACCGGGCGGGCGAGGGCGCGGGTCCGTCGGAACTCGTCGACGTAGCGGTGGCGCTGATCGAGGCACGCCCGAGTATGGCCGCCGTCGTCAACCGGGTCAATCGCGCGATGGTCGAGGCCGATACCGAGAGCGGCTTCGCGACTGCCCTCGAAGGGGCGGCGCGTGACGGGATCGACCGGGCCGTCGAGGCCGACCGGGAGGCCGCCGAGCGCGCCGCCACCGGCCTCTCGGGGACGGTGTTGACCCTCTCGCGCTCCGGGACGGTACGCGAGGCGCTCATGGCGGGCGATCCCGACCGAGTCGTAATCCTCGAATCGCGACCCGGTTGCGAGGGGACCGACGTCGGGCGCGAGCTCGCCGACGCGCTCGACGTGACTGTGACGCTCGACGCCGCCGTTGCCCACAAGATGGAGGCGGTCGATCAGGTGCTCGTCGGCTGTGACACCGTGCTCGCGGACGGGAGCGTGAGCAACAAGGTGGGGACGCGGACGGCCGCGACCGTCGCCGCCCGCGAGGGCGTTCCCGTCCGGGTCGTGAGCGCCGCCGCCAAGATCAGCCCGTCGACCGAGCCGGCCCTCGAACGCGTCGACCGCGGGGCGATCACGGACGACGAGCGCCTCGCGGTCGACTGCCCGCTGTTCGCACCCCTGGGGAGCTCGTTACCGACGTGA
- a CDS encoding polysaccharide deacetylase family protein: protein MSKQHRRAFLASVGLGTATLAGCTGSLDFDSDEDDENDDNSGTDNETDDSGEDSNDAPADVTAPAIARGDSVDDFEEIVWHPMSDHTTVEGSDDALVGDQSLLVESDEQDQAGAFRIFEDGLDIEGKQLSYAVKIDSPLPARVVFEARAPGRSDQLTSARAIPSEFDGWMRVDAGWTGERGEPNLANVQEIRIWVEPRGDAEGSISFRVDDMRATGSADRGSVVISFDDGVASQYGTALPMLEERGWPGVAAIIPDSLNRPGRLSIEQCREMRDAGWELSAHGGRALPEFDSSEERVRYLQNARDYIANRISEAGARHYFVPYHRIDAASIEDVREVYETSFIFGGQPAASPPSEGHMISRVNGHDASAISGMLGLAAKYNQTVVTLVHGVGDGDLDDVTEAEFEALLDEIERHDLDVVTASDLLDD, encoded by the coding sequence ATGAGCAAACAACACCGTCGAGCGTTTCTCGCAAGCGTCGGACTGGGCACCGCGACCCTCGCTGGCTGTACCGGTTCGCTGGATTTCGATAGCGACGAAGACGACGAGAACGACGATAACAGTGGAACCGACAACGAAACCGACGACAGCGGGGAGGACTCGAACGACGCCCCCGCGGACGTCACCGCGCCCGCGATCGCCCGAGGCGACTCCGTCGACGATTTCGAGGAGATCGTGTGGCATCCGATGTCCGATCACACGACCGTCGAGGGCAGCGACGACGCACTCGTCGGCGATCAGTCGCTGCTCGTCGAGAGCGACGAGCAGGACCAGGCCGGGGCGTTCCGGATCTTCGAGGACGGGCTGGACATCGAGGGCAAGCAGCTCTCTTACGCCGTCAAGATCGACTCCCCGTTGCCCGCCCGCGTGGTCTTCGAAGCCCGCGCACCCGGGCGGTCCGACCAGCTCACGAGCGCGCGTGCGATCCCGTCCGAGTTCGACGGCTGGATGCGCGTCGACGCCGGTTGGACCGGCGAGCGCGGCGAACCCAACCTCGCGAACGTCCAGGAGATCCGGATCTGGGTCGAACCCAGAGGCGACGCCGAGGGTTCGATCAGCTTCCGGGTCGACGACATGCGCGCGACCGGGAGCGCGGATCGCGGCTCGGTCGTCATCTCGTTCGACGACGGCGTCGCGAGCCAGTACGGGACCGCCCTTCCCATGCTCGAAGAGCGGGGCTGGCCGGGCGTCGCGGCGATCATCCCCGACTCGCTAAACCGGCCGGGCCGCCTCTCGATCGAGCAGTGTCGCGAGATGCGCGACGCCGGTTGGGAGCTCTCCGCACACGGCGGCAGAGCGCTGCCCGAGTTCGATTCGAGCGAGGAACGGGTTCGGTACCTCCAGAACGCCCGCGACTACATCGCAAACCGGATCAGCGAAGCCGGCGCGCGCCACTACTTCGTGCCGTACCACCGGATCGACGCCGCCTCGATCGAGGACGTTCGCGAGGTCTACGAGACCTCCTTCATCTTCGGCGGCCAGCCCGCCGCGTCGCCGCCCAGCGAGGGCCACATGATCTCGCGGGTCAACGGCCACGACGCCTCGGCCATCTCGGGGATGCTCGGCCTGGCCGCGAAGTACAACCAAACCGTCGTCACGCTGGTCCACGGGGTCGGCGACGGCGATCTGGACGACGTGACCGAAGCCGAGTTCGAGGCGCTGCTCGACGAGATCGAACGCCACGACCTGGACGTCGTCACCGCCTCGGACCTGCTCGACGACTGA